The following is a genomic window from Gymnodinialimonas ceratoperidinii.
GACAAGGGTGACGCCGGCACCCGTGTGGCTCAAGCGGCTGCCCAACTCCTCATGCAGGAGCTTGAGCCCGGCGAGCTGCTTGCAATCGGCTGGGGGGAAACGGTCAGCAAGACATTGCAGCAGATGACGCCGCTACTGACGCAGGGCCAGCTTGAACTGGTCAGTCTGACCGGGGGCGTCGCGACGTATTTGAACGGCAGCGGCTTCGGCAAGATGTCCAACATCCATCTAATCCCGACCCCGCTGCGCGTCTCATCCAGCGACTTCGCGCGCGCATTGCGCGAAGAACCTTTCGTGCGCGACATCATAGACATGGCGCTGACATCGCGCGTGGCCCTCGTCGGGGTCGGCTCGCTCTCGGACGAGGCGACGCTGGTACGCAGCGACTATTGCAACCGCTCGGAACTCAACCTGTTCCGCCGCCAAGGCGCGGCCGGCGACATTCTCGGCTTCTTCTATGACGCCGAAGGCAATGTGCTCCCCCTCGACATTCACGAACACGTCGTCTCGGTCCCGCTCTCCAGCCTGGCCTCGATCGACACTGTCATCGGCGCCGCTGCGGGCGTGGAGAAGGCGGACGCGATCCTCGGCGCTATGCGCGGCCGCCATATCAATACCTTGGTAACGGACCAGCCGACCGCCGAAGCAATTCTCGAACGGAGTGATCCATGACGCACTACTATCTGGCAATCGACGCGGGCACGGGCAGCGGTCGCGCGGTCATATTCGATGAGAACGGCTCACAGGTCGGCGTTGGACAGAGGGAATGGACACATCAAGCGGAGGACGGTGTGCCCGGCTCCATGGGCTTCGACTGCGCCCAGAATTGGGATCTGCTGTGCGATTGCATCAA
Proteins encoded in this region:
- a CDS encoding sugar-binding domain-containing protein yields the protein MSRKNVQHGSSDHLAPEDEEQLALVAWYYYHDGLTQGDIGDMLGISRIKVSRLLDRGRQSGIIQVNINSPYAGCFRQQRALIERFGLRDARVVPAFDKGDAGTRVAQAAAQLLMQELEPGELLAIGWGETVSKTLQQMTPLLTQGQLELVSLTGGVATYLNGSGFGKMSNIHLIPTPLRVSSSDFARALREEPFVRDIIDMALTSRVALVGVGSLSDEATLVRSDYCNRSELNLFRRQGAAGDILGFFYDAEGNVLPLDIHEHVVSVPLSSLASIDTVIGAAAGVEKADAILGAMRGRHINTLVTDQPTAEAILERSDP